The following coding sequences are from one Clarias gariepinus isolate MV-2021 ecotype Netherlands chromosome 19, CGAR_prim_01v2, whole genome shotgun sequence window:
- the cd8a gene encoding T-cell surface glycoprotein CD8 alpha chain codes for MILKMIQSVLCVFLFVSHGVEGKVVEKVIKESESVKIVCEKDHSGTLFWLRQNGNGDGFEYVGTYSKTKKLGKVVDEHKFEVTEKYFNVKNFERQKDSGIYSCVFINNNELQFCGITELRGETVPTTVKPKVQTVPVQTVAVTTNPGPTCGQNGAPAGTRSKNLDVLLGCELRIFISLVAGCGILLLLLLLTILYCNHIRTRRCPHHYKKQPRSRPAGHKTLPNPPDY; via the exons ATGATTCTGAAAATGATCCAGAGTGTTCTTTGTGTCTTTTTATTTGTATCACATG GTGTTGAAGGTAAAGTCGTTGAAAAGGTGATTAAAGAAAGCGAGTCTGTGAAGATCGTATGTGAAAAGGATCATTCTGGGACACTCTTTTGGCTTCGGCAGAATGGAAACGGAGATGGGTTTGAGTACGTTGGAACATACAGCAAGACTAAAAAATTAGGCAAAGTAGTTGATGAACATAAATTTGAAGTGactgaaaaatatttcaatgtaaaaaattttgagCGGCAGAAAGACAGCGGCATTTACAGCTGCGTTTTCATCAACAACAATGAACTGCAATTCTGCGGCATCACCGAACTGCGTGGAGAGACAG TCCCAACAACAGTCAAACCAAAGGTACAAACGGTCCCTGTCCAGACAGTGGCTGTCACGACCAATCCTGGGCCGACATGTGGACAaaatg GTGCGCCAGCAGGGACAAGGTCTAAAAACCTAGATGTGCTTTTGGGTTGTGAGCTGCGCATCTTTATTTCTTTGGTTGCTGGATGTGGAATTCTACTCCTGCTTCTTCTCCTCACTATTCTTTACTGCAATC ATATAAGAACACGACGATGCCCTCATCATTACAAAAAACA
- the cd8b gene encoding uncharacterized protein cd8b isoform X2, whose translation MTLNYLWSFFCFIITASAVKVLYPSINSSETLNCLCPDHQCQKVNWYRLLQDSDTPEFILSANNINFLRYGANIAQSRYKPTASDSSGKVVYTLRITGILKNETGFYSCLLVSQNSAQDPKDLMPTGYSIRPGESITTLAPPTTKKHIHKNRSPKICKSKSLKGCQSLVLWSGIGAVLLLVVVLISTLYYFSRLPKKCRHRTHRLR comes from the exons ATGACCCTCAATTACTTATGGAGCTTTTTCTGCTTTATAATAACAG CGTCCGCAGTGAAAGTGCTCTACCCGAGCATCAACAGCTCTGAGACCCTGAACTGCCTCTGTCCGGACCACCAGTGTCAAAAGGTGAACTGGTACCGTTTACTGCAGGACAGCGACACACCCGAGTTCATCTTGTCCGCCAATAACATAAACTTCCTACGCTATGGTGCAAACATCGCCCAAAGCCGCTACAAGCCAACGGCCTCTGATAGTTCAGGAAAGGTGGTATACACGCTGCGCATCACTGGCATACTGAAGAATGAAACGGGCTTCTACTCGTGCCTGCTCGTCAGTCAGAACTCAGCGCAGGACCCCAAAGATCTGATGCCTACAGGATATTCTATCAGACCTGGAG AAAGCATAACCACCCTCGCAcctccaacaacaaaaaaacatatacataagAATCGTTCACCCAAGATCTGCAAGTCCAAGTCTCTGAAAG GTTGCCAGTCTCTGGTACTCTGGTCGGGCATCGGTGCTGTCCTGCTCCTGGTGGTGGTCCTGATCTCAACACTGTATTATTTTAGca GACTACCTAAGAAGTGCAGACACAG AACGCATCGGCTGAGATAA
- the cd8b gene encoding uncharacterized protein cd8b isoform X1 produces MTLNYLWSFFCFIITASAVKVLYPSINSSETLNCLCPDHQCQKVNWYRLLQDSDTPEFILSANNINFLRYGANIAQSRYKPTASDSSGKVVYTLRITGILKNETGFYSCLLVSQNSAQDPKDLMPTGYSIRPGESITTLAPPTTKKHIHKNRSPKICKSKSLKGCQSLVLWSGIGAVLLLVVVLISTLYYFSRLPKKCRHRFEKTHRLR; encoded by the exons ATGACCCTCAATTACTTATGGAGCTTTTTCTGCTTTATAATAACAG CGTCCGCAGTGAAAGTGCTCTACCCGAGCATCAACAGCTCTGAGACCCTGAACTGCCTCTGTCCGGACCACCAGTGTCAAAAGGTGAACTGGTACCGTTTACTGCAGGACAGCGACACACCCGAGTTCATCTTGTCCGCCAATAACATAAACTTCCTACGCTATGGTGCAAACATCGCCCAAAGCCGCTACAAGCCAACGGCCTCTGATAGTTCAGGAAAGGTGGTATACACGCTGCGCATCACTGGCATACTGAAGAATGAAACGGGCTTCTACTCGTGCCTGCTCGTCAGTCAGAACTCAGCGCAGGACCCCAAAGATCTGATGCCTACAGGATATTCTATCAGACCTGGAG AAAGCATAACCACCCTCGCAcctccaacaacaaaaaaacatatacataagAATCGTTCACCCAAGATCTGCAAGTCCAAGTCTCTGAAAG GTTGCCAGTCTCTGGTACTCTGGTCGGGCATCGGTGCTGTCCTGCTCCTGGTGGTGGTCCTGATCTCAACACTGTATTATTTTAGca GACTACCTAAGAAGTGCAGACACAGGTTTGAGAA AACGCATCGGCTGAGATAA